The proteins below come from a single Gemmatimonadota bacterium genomic window:
- a CDS encoding type II toxin-antitoxin system RelE/ParE family toxin has protein sequence MILGYKDRRTERFASGEFTASFQGFEKQAAKRLSILNAAPSLNTLKALTSNRLETLRGKRRGQYSIRINNQWRICFRWPGDSPGPLDVEIVDYH, from the coding sequence ATGATTCTTGGATACAAGGATCGCAGGACCGAGCGATTCGCCAGTGGCGAATTCACCGCTTCGTTTCAGGGATTTGAAAAACAGGCTGCGAAAAGACTTTCGATTCTGAATGCTGCCCCATCGCTTAATACCTTGAAAGCACTGACCAGCAACCGTTTGGAAACTCTCCGAGGAAAGAGAAGAGGGCAGTATTCAATTCGAATAAACAACCAATGGCGAATCTGCTTCAGATGGCCCGGTGACAGTCCGGGACCGTTAGACGTGGAAATTGTAGACTATCATTAA
- a CDS encoding DUF4432 family protein translates to MARLFGKEYTRRELLDLVGDMSQVAHARYGELREGTDRGADLIEVFNASGLCFSLLPGRALDVASAHYKGMSLCFRGNTGDVGPAFYEPQGYGWMRGFYGGLVLSCGMTFTGHPEVDPEEENEELGLHGRLSFLPARQVHTDGQWDGDDYIVKVRGKIREAVVFGTNLELTREISTVLGEKSLHIHDRIHNQSVDRSPLMFVYHCNPGFPILDEGTRVVIDSEKSTEWLEDREVDPETFSTVSAPAEEAHDDVYVLRPRADASGLCHVGLINDRLGLGLYWSFPKAEIPLVSHWQHFHKGTYVTGIEPGNVSMLGRAWNRKNGYLQHIEPDEVRDFHVEIGVLEGAEEIAAFVAKVGG, encoded by the coding sequence ATGGCACGTCTATTCGGAAAAGAGTATACACGCCGGGAACTGCTCGATCTCGTCGGCGACATGAGCCAGGTAGCCCACGCCCGATACGGCGAACTGCGCGAAGGCACCGACCGGGGCGCCGATCTCATCGAGGTGTTCAACGCCTCGGGCCTGTGTTTCTCCCTGCTGCCGGGACGGGCGCTGGACGTAGCCTCGGCCCACTACAAGGGCATGTCACTGTGTTTCCGCGGCAACACGGGCGACGTGGGGCCGGCGTTCTACGAACCGCAGGGCTACGGTTGGATGAGGGGGTTCTACGGCGGACTGGTCCTGAGCTGCGGGATGACGTTCACGGGACATCCGGAAGTCGATCCGGAAGAAGAAAACGAAGAGCTCGGCCTCCACGGGCGTCTGTCCTTCCTTCCCGCCCGGCAGGTCCATACCGACGGCCAGTGGGACGGCGACGACTACATCGTCAAGGTACGCGGGAAAATCAGGGAAGCCGTTGTCTTCGGTACGAACCTGGAACTCACCCGGGAAATCTCGACGGTCCTTGGCGAGAAATCGCTGCACATCCACGACCGGATACACAACCAGTCGGTCGATCGCTCACCCCTTATGTTCGTCTATCACTGTAATCCCGGTTTCCCCATCCTCGACGAGGGCACACGCGTCGTCATCGACAGTGAAAAGTCGACGGAATGGCTCGAAGACCGGGAGGTCGATCCAGAGACCTTTTCTACGGTCTCTGCACCCGCAGAAGAAGCGCACGACGACGTCTACGTCCTCCGTCCCCGGGCCGATGCCAGCGGTCTGTGCCACGTAGGACTGATCAATGATCGCCTCGGTCTGGGTCTGTACTGGTCCTTCCCCAAGGCGGAGATCCCCCTCGTCAGCCACTGGCAGCACTTCCACAAGGGAACCTACGTCACCGGCATCGAACCGGGCAACGTCAGCATGCTCGGCCGGGCCTGGAACCGCAAGAACGGCTACCTGCAACACATCGAGCCCGACGAAGTGCGCGACTTTCACGTGGAGATCGGTGTGTTGGAAGGAGCGGAGGAGATTGCGGCGTTCGTGGCGAAGGTTGGTGGGTAA
- a CDS encoding endonuclease/exonuclease/phosphatase family protein produces MIKIVCWNIRRSKAPWDELLAMDADVGLIQEAGKIPPDLRARIDTGSHATCDQWFYLDDFDRWPLVVKLSDRVRVEWFKRVVPRYKSAAPDEMVVSDAGTIAAARVIPLDQEPFIVVSMYSRWLKPHKSTPTKWSVGYSDASTHRIISDLSAFIGSSDPATHRIIAAGDLNTIYECTDTALVIPTRDKSVFERMDGLGLRFLGPRYPDGLCKTPTPKGLPSDTMNVPTYYTVRARTPENARHQLDYVFASRGFHKGIRTRALNDPVEWGSSDHCRIMIEID; encoded by the coding sequence ATGATCAAAATCGTTTGCTGGAACATACGAAGGAGCAAGGCACCCTGGGACGAACTGCTCGCAATGGATGCAGACGTCGGTTTGATTCAGGAGGCTGGTAAGATTCCTCCAGATCTACGCGCACGGATCGACACCGGTTCACATGCGACCTGTGACCAGTGGTTCTACCTGGATGATTTCGATCGTTGGCCTTTGGTTGTAAAACTGTCAGATCGAGTCAGGGTTGAGTGGTTCAAACGAGTTGTTCCTCGATACAAATCAGCTGCCCCCGACGAGATGGTCGTCAGCGATGCCGGTACCATTGCCGCCGCGCGGGTGATTCCCCTCGATCAGGAGCCCTTCATCGTAGTTTCGATGTACTCGCGGTGGTTAAAACCGCACAAATCTACCCCAACGAAATGGAGTGTAGGCTATTCTGACGCGTCTACTCATCGGATCATTTCTGATCTCTCGGCCTTTATAGGTTCCAGTGATCCGGCCACCCACCGGATAATTGCTGCGGGGGACCTTAATACCATTTACGAGTGCACTGACACAGCTTTAGTCATTCCTACGAGAGACAAGTCTGTATTTGAACGTATGGACGGGCTTGGATTGAGATTCCTGGGGCCTCGATATCCAGATGGTTTATGTAAAACCCCTACGCCAAAGGGACTACCCTCCGATACGATGAACGTACCTACTTACTACACTGTACGAGCCAGAACACCTGAGAACGCCCGCCATCAACTCGACTACGTATTCGCTTCACGAGGATTCCACAAGGGCATCCGAACCAGAGCCCTGAACGATCCCGTAGAGTGGGGTTCCAGCGACCACTGTCGTATTATGATTGAAATCGACTAA
- a CDS encoding glutamine--tRNA ligase/YqeY domain fusion protein — MSTEKPYRDFIREIIDADMESGKFGGKVMTRFPPEPNGYLHIGHAKSICLNFGVAEEYGGLCNLRFDDSNPETENVDYVEGIKRDIRWLGFDWEDRLYFASDYFDKLYAYALQLVDQGDAYVDSLTWEEMRDHRGTPTEPGRNSPYRDRTTAENRDLFERMQAGEFPDGTHVLRARIDMAHANLTMRDPVLYRIRHAHHYRTGDKWRVYPIYDFTHCLSDSIEGITHSLCTLEFENNRPLYDWILDRLDVYHPQQIEFAPLSLAHTVLSKRFYRPLIEEGVLSGWDDPRMPTLSGLRRRGYTPEAVRTLCDRVGVAKNHNLIDMALADFIIREDLNKRAPRVMGVLDPLKVVITNYPTDRTEQMEAVNNPEDEGMGTRQVPFAREIYIERNDFMEDPPRKFFRLAPGREVRLRYGYYITCTDVIKDDDGRVVELHCTYDPESRGGNTPDGRKVRGTIHWVSAAHAVNATVRLYDRLFSDPDPRPGEVDDDRSLLNPDSLKTVTDCKVEPGLADAEHGVNYQFERLGYFCIDAVETQPNGPVFNQTITLRDTWAKIQQK; from the coding sequence ATGAGCACTGAAAAACCATACCGGGATTTCATACGCGAGATCATCGACGCGGACATGGAGAGCGGGAAGTTCGGTGGCAAAGTGATGACCCGTTTCCCTCCGGAACCGAACGGCTATCTCCATATCGGTCACGCGAAGTCGATATGCCTCAATTTCGGGGTGGCGGAGGAGTACGGCGGCCTGTGCAACCTCAGGTTCGACGACTCGAATCCGGAAACGGAGAACGTGGACTACGTCGAGGGAATCAAGCGGGATATCCGGTGGCTGGGATTCGACTGGGAGGACCGGCTCTACTTCGCCTCGGATTACTTCGATAAGCTGTACGCCTACGCGCTGCAACTCGTGGACCAGGGCGATGCCTACGTAGACAGCCTGACGTGGGAAGAAATGCGCGACCACCGCGGCACGCCCACGGAACCGGGCCGGAACAGTCCGTACCGCGACCGGACGACCGCAGAAAACCGGGATCTCTTCGAACGCATGCAGGCCGGGGAGTTTCCGGACGGCACGCACGTCCTGCGGGCCCGGATCGACATGGCCCATGCCAACCTGACGATGCGCGACCCCGTGCTGTACCGGATCCGGCACGCCCATCATTACCGCACCGGGGACAAGTGGCGCGTGTATCCCATATACGACTTCACCCATTGCCTGTCGGATTCCATCGAAGGTATCACCCATTCGCTCTGCACCCTGGAGTTCGAGAACAACCGGCCGCTGTACGACTGGATCCTGGACCGGCTGGACGTCTACCATCCCCAGCAGATCGAGTTCGCGCCGCTGTCGCTGGCCCACACCGTGCTTTCGAAGCGCTTCTACCGGCCGCTCATCGAAGAAGGCGTGCTTTCCGGCTGGGACGACCCGCGTATGCCCACGCTGTCCGGCCTGCGGCGCCGGGGATACACTCCCGAGGCCGTCCGGACCCTCTGCGACCGCGTCGGCGTGGCCAAGAACCACAATCTCATCGACATGGCCCTGGCGGATTTCATCATCCGGGAGGACCTGAACAAGCGGGCGCCCCGGGTCATGGGCGTGCTGGACCCGTTGAAGGTCGTGATCACCAATTACCCCACCGACCGCACCGAGCAGATGGAAGCCGTGAACAACCCGGAAGACGAGGGCATGGGCACGCGGCAGGTGCCTTTTGCCCGTGAAATCTATATCGAGCGAAACGACTTCATGGAAGATCCGCCGCGCAAGTTCTTCCGGCTGGCGCCGGGCAGGGAAGTCCGCCTCCGCTACGGCTACTACATCACCTGTACGGACGTGATCAAGGACGATGACGGGCGCGTAGTCGAACTGCACTGCACCTACGACCCGGAATCCCGAGGTGGTAACACACCGGACGGGAGAAAAGTACGCGGCACCATCCACTGGGTATCGGCCGCGCATGCCGTGAACGCCACCGTACGCCTCTACGACCGGCTCTTCAGCGACCCGGATCCCCGTCCGGGTGAAGTCGACGATGACCGGTCCTTATTGAATCCTGATTCGCTCAAGACCGTCACGGACTGCAAGGTCGAGCCCGGGCTGGCGGATGCCGAACACGGCGTGAACTACCAGTTCGAGCGACTGGGCTACTTCTGTATCGATGCCGTCGAAACGCAGCCCAATGGACCCGTTTTCAACCAGACGATCACCCTGCGCGATACCTGGGCGAAAATCCAGCAGAAGTAG
- a CDS encoding HigA family addiction module antitoxin: protein MRVPTNRITTHPGALLLEQIHEMGLTVNGLAQDIDLPVKRLHEIVHERRGVTAETAIDLGDYYDQTPEFWMNAQKTYELSRELVMNSKEIRSRVRRHAKDRYEESKTARV, encoded by the coding sequence ATGCGCGTACCCACAAATCGAATTACAACTCACCCGGGCGCGCTTTTGCTCGAACAGATTCATGAAATGGGATTGACCGTCAACGGACTGGCACAGGATATAGACCTTCCTGTCAAGAGACTTCATGAAATTGTACACGAAAGGCGCGGTGTGACTGCTGAAACCGCCATCGACTTAGGTGATTATTACGACCAGACTCCAGAGTTCTGGATGAATGCTCAGAAAACCTATGAGTTATCCAGGGAACTGGTAATGAATAGTAAAGAAATACGTTCCCGTGTACGCCGTCATGCTAAAGACCGTTACGAAGAATCGAAAACCGCACGTGTATGA
- a CDS encoding phosphoenolpyruvate hydrolase family protein: MAIPYDECLRRLRAQVSEGKPIIGTGAGTGLSAKCAEAGGADIIIIYNSGRYRMGGRGSLSGMMPYGDANQVVVEMGQEVLTIVEDAPVLAGVCGTDPFRIMSVFVRQLKDQGFSGVQNFPTVGLIDGLFRQNLEETNMGYDLEVEMIAEAHQAGLLTCPYVFSEEEAVKMAEAGADVLVPHMGLTTSGTIGAQTAMTLQEAAARVQAIRDAAVGVREDILVLCHGGPIAEPDDAEYVLNNTTGVVGFFGASSIERLPVERALTEQVRHFKGLAI; this comes from the coding sequence ATGGCCATCCCCTATGACGAATGCCTGCGGCGGCTGCGGGCGCAGGTATCCGAAGGCAAGCCGATCATCGGCACGGGCGCCGGCACGGGGCTTTCCGCCAAGTGCGCGGAGGCCGGAGGCGCCGACATCATCATCATCTACAACTCCGGGCGCTATCGCATGGGCGGGCGCGGTTCGCTCTCCGGCATGATGCCCTACGGAGACGCCAACCAGGTGGTGGTGGAAATGGGCCAGGAGGTCCTGACCATCGTGGAGGACGCCCCCGTGCTGGCAGGGGTCTGCGGTACGGATCCCTTCCGCATCATGAGCGTCTTCGTCCGGCAGCTCAAGGACCAGGGCTTCTCGGGCGTTCAGAATTTCCCCACGGTCGGCCTCATCGACGGGCTGTTCCGCCAGAACCTAGAAGAAACGAACATGGGATACGACCTGGAGGTCGAGATGATCGCCGAGGCCCACCAGGCCGGACTCCTCACCTGTCCCTACGTCTTTTCAGAGGAGGAGGCGGTAAAGATGGCCGAGGCCGGCGCGGACGTGCTCGTGCCCCACATGGGCCTGACGACCAGCGGAACGATCGGCGCCCAGACGGCCATGACGCTCCAGGAGGCCGCAGCCAGGGTACAGGCCATCAGGGACGCGGCCGTCGGCGTGAGGGAAGATATCCTCGTGTTGTGCCACGGCGGACCGATCGCCGAACCGGATGACGCCGAATACGTGCTGAACAACACGACCGGAGTCGTCGGTTTCTTCGGGGCGTCGAGCATCGAGCGCCTTCCGGTGGAACGGGCGCTGACGGAACAGGTCCGCCACTTCAAGGGACTGGCTATCTAA
- a CDS encoding phytanoyl-CoA dioxygenase family protein: MKLSLSQLEAYHRDGYVIVDCPFLQTLTQDCQNAVEKVAIDPDSVTADTRRNHFRLAPQIPGSYWCALDHALPFLKIMLHPEILEMARQLAGDDDVYLRNGGINELAPDHSFWWHRDSEMVYTEFMHYFSGASVAQGCLRVIPGSHIGSADRFKEEAERRRREQGYPEEYWVDGIADVELPGEVPLEVRPDQLIVRDSRIFHATGLNTSREGRSMSHWLFRDGASNDHRFRFEDVLTDELIEALTPAQRDALWLGRDFEIAEGYREEREREYGKVAWGVV, encoded by the coding sequence TTGAAACTGTCGTTGTCACAGCTCGAAGCGTATCACCGGGACGGATATGTCATTGTCGACTGCCCCTTTCTGCAGACCCTTACGCAGGACTGCCAGAATGCCGTGGAAAAAGTCGCCATCGATCCTGATTCGGTCACCGCGGATACCCGGCGGAATCATTTTCGGCTGGCTCCGCAGATTCCCGGCTCCTACTGGTGCGCGCTCGACCATGCCCTGCCTTTCCTGAAGATCATGCTCCATCCGGAAATCCTCGAAATGGCCAGGCAACTCGCCGGTGACGACGATGTCTATCTCCGCAACGGCGGCATCAATGAACTGGCGCCCGACCACTCGTTCTGGTGGCACCGCGACAGCGAAATGGTCTACACCGAGTTCATGCACTACTTCTCGGGCGCATCGGTCGCGCAGGGCTGTCTCCGGGTTATTCCCGGCAGTCACATCGGGTCCGCCGACCGGTTCAAGGAGGAAGCGGAACGTCGGCGGCGGGAGCAGGGATATCCCGAAGAATACTGGGTCGATGGCATTGCAGATGTGGAACTGCCTGGAGAGGTTCCGCTCGAGGTAAGGCCGGACCAACTTATCGTACGTGATTCAAGAATCTTTCACGCAACCGGGCTCAATACCTCCCGTGAAGGCAGGTCGATGAGTCACTGGCTGTTTCGAGACGGAGCGAGTAACGACCACCGGTTCCGTTTCGAGGATGTGCTTACCGATGAACTGATCGAGGCGCTTACACCTGCGCAGCGAGACGCGCTCTGGCTGGGCCGAGATTTCGAGATCGCAGAGGGATACCGGGAAGAACGGGAAAGAGAATATGGGAAGGTGGCGTGGGGGGTGGTGTGA
- a CDS encoding HigA family addiction module antitoxin: MLQRTIHPGEILQDELEELGVVPSEFARQIDVPPNRINQIISGKRSITADTALRFGHWFGVEPLFWINLQSQFDLAAAHRRVGTAIRALPTAFNRS; this comes from the coding sequence ATGCTCCAGCGTACCATTCATCCCGGCGAGATTCTTCAGGACGAGCTCGAAGAATTGGGCGTTGTGCCATCGGAATTCGCACGTCAGATTGACGTTCCGCCAAACAGGATCAACCAGATTATCTCAGGCAAGCGGTCGATTACGGCGGACACGGCCTTGCGCTTCGGTCACTGGTTCGGCGTGGAACCGCTGTTCTGGATCAACCTGCAGTCACAGTTTGACCTTGCAGCAGCCCATAGGAGAGTCGGTACGGCTATCCGCGCATTGCCCACAGCATTTAATCGATCCTGA